One stretch of Punica granatum isolate Tunisia-2019 chromosome 5, ASM765513v2, whole genome shotgun sequence DNA includes these proteins:
- the LOC116208025 gene encoding beta-amylase 1, chloroplastic gives MALSITHQIGALAGTPIQPESSSGESTATVSAAAVWKTPAAGLRCRARAPDAVDAVSPPVSPCRSPGLGPIRADLTAACSAFEVEAPTREYVEGSQKTGAKGKGVPVFVMMPLDSVTMNNTVNRRKAMNASLQALKSAGVEGVMMDVWWGLVERDAPGSYNWGGYAELLEMAKKHGLKVQTVMSFHQCGGNVGDSCFIPLPKWVGEEMDKDPNIAYTDQWGRRNYEYVSLGCDTLPVLKGRTPVQCYADFMRAFRNNFSHLLGDTIVEIQVGMGPAGELRYPSYPEQNGTWKFPGIGAFQCYDKYMLSSLKAAAEAASKPEWGHTGPTDAGHYNNWPEDTPFFRKEGGGWNSPYGEFFLSWYSQMLLDHGERILSSAKSTFENTGVKISVKIAGIHWHYGTRSHAPELTAGYYNTRHRDGYLPIAQMLGRHGAVFNFTCIEMRDHEQPQDALCAPEKLVRQVALATREAQVPLAGENALPRYDDYALEQILRSSLLDIEGCPREDREMCAFTYLRMNPDLFQADNWRHFVAFVKKMGEGKDLHRCQEEIEREAERFVHVTQPLVQEAAVALMH, from the exons ATGGCGTTGAGCATCACTCATCAGATTGGGGCCCTAGCTGGGACTCCGATCCAGCCGGAGAGCAGCTCGGGGGAGTCGACGGCGACGGTGAGCGCGGCTGCTGTGTGGAAGACCCCTGCTGCGGGGCTACGGTGCAGGGCCAGGGCTCCGGATGCGGTGGACGCTGTGTCACCACCGGTGAGCCCGTGCAGGTCACCGGGGCTAGGGCCAATCCGCGCCGATCTGACGGCGGCCTGCTCGGCCTTCGAGGTGGAGGCGCCGACCAGGGAGTACGTGGAGGGGAGTCAGAAGACCGGGGCGAAGGGGAAGGGGGTGCCGGTGTTCGTGATGATGCCGCTGGACAGCGTGACCATGAATAACACAGTGAACCGGCGGAAGGCGATGAACGCTAGCCTGCAGGCGCTGAAGAGCGCCGGGGTGGAGGGTGTGATGATGGACGTGTGGTGGGGTTTGGTGGAGAGGGACGCGCCGGGGAGCTACAACTGGGGAGGGTACGCTGAGCTGCTGGAGATGGCGAAGAAGCACGGCCTTAAGGTCCAGACTGTCATGTCCTTCCACCAGTGCGGTGGCAACGTCGGCGACTCTTGCTT TATTCCTTTACCAAAGTGGGTCGGTGAAGAAATGGATAAAGATCCTAATATTGCATACACTGACCAATGGGGGAGGAGAAACTATGAATATGTATCCCTTGGCTGTGATACTTTGCCAGTCCTCAAAGGGAGGACACCTGTCCAATGTTATGCTGACTTCATGCGAGCATTCAGAAACAACTTCAGTCACCTTCTTGGTGACACCATTGTG GAAATCCAAGTAGGAATGGGTCCAGCAGGGGAGCTTCGGTACCCTTCATACCCAGAGCAGAATGGAACCTGGAAATTTCCAGGAATTGGAGCATTTCAATGTTATGACAAG TATATGCTAAGTAGCTTAAAGGCTGCAGCAGAGGCTGCCAGTAAGCCCGAGTGGGGCCACACTGGACCAACTGATGCAGGTCACTACAACAACTGGCCTGAGGACACCCCCTTCTTCAGGAAAGAAGGTGGAGGTTGGAACAGCCCTTATGGTGAATTCTTCCTCTCTTGGTATTCCCAGATGCTACTAGACCATGGGGAGAGAATCCTGTCCTCAGCGAAGTCAACCTTCGAGAACACAGGGGTCAAGATCTCGGTGAAAATCGCTGGCATCCACTGGCACTATGGGACGCGATCCCATGCACCCGAGCTTACCGCAGGGTACTACAACACGCGGCACCGAGATGGGTATCTCCCTATTGCGCAGATGTTGGGCCGGCATGGTGCAGTATTCAATTTCACATGCATTGAAATGCGGGACCATGAGCAACCACAGGACGCCCTCTGCGCTCCTGAGAAACTTGTGAGGCAGGTGGCCTTGGCCACTCGTGAGGCCCAGGTCCCGCTTGCTGGTGAGAATGCTCTGCCTCGATATGATGACTATGCGCTCGAGCAGATCTTGAGGTCCTCGTTGCTAGACATTGAAGGTTGCCCTCGCGAGGACAGGGAGATGTGCGCCTTCACGTACCTGAGGATGAACCCCGACCTGTTCCAGGCAGATAACTGGAGGCATTTCGTGGCGTTTGTGAAGAAGATGGGGGAAGGAAAGGACCTCCACAGGTGCCAGGAGGAGATCGAGAGGGAGGCCGAGCGCTTTGTGCACGTGACCCAGCCTCTTGTTCAGGAGGCTGCTGTTGCTCTCATGCATTAA